The Vespula vulgaris chromosome 2, iyVesVulg1.1, whole genome shotgun sequence genome has a segment encoding these proteins:
- the LOC127061961 gene encoding tRNA N(3)-methylcytidine methyltransferase METTL2 produces MTDSSEVKHEETLIQKRPQFGNRVLSNDDDVFCHNAWDNVAWNKEQEELAQIKVNDNSIVTLSMETLLKYENEADKYWNKFYGIHNNKFFKDRHWLLTEFPELAPDTVKQNCMQPIRAIVTNDHNSDEETYAQVLNTPCITSNKILEIGCGVGNTVFPILLYNTDPNLFVYCCDFSTKAIDILQQNPAYDTTRCKAFVLDVTQEEWIVPFEPESLYIIVLIFVLSAIHPDKMKHVVKKINLYLKPGGLVLFRDYGRYDLTQLRFKKGSCLSENFYVRGDGTRVYFFTQGDVRTLFTSNGFIEEQNLVDRRLQVNRGKQLKMYRVWVQGKYRKKYIDA; encoded by the exons aTGACTGATTCATCAGAAGTAAAACATGAAGAGAcgttaatacaaaaaagaCCTCAGTTTGGAAACCGCGTTTTAtcaaatgatgatgatgtgtTTTGTCATAACGCATG ggaTAATGTTGCTTGGAATAAGGAACAGGAAGAATTAGCCCAAATCAAAGTAAATGATAATTCCATTGTTACATTATCAATGGAAACATTACTGAAATATGAGAATGAAGCTGATAAATAttggaataaattttatggaattcataataataa attttttaaagatagacATTGGTTACTCACAGAATTTCCAGAATTAGCTCCTGACACAGTAAAACAGAACTGCATGCAACCAATAAGAGCTATTGTCACAAATGATCATAATAGTGATGAAGAAACATATGCACAAGTTCTTAATACACCATGTATAACTTCAAATAAAATCTTAGAAATTGGTTGTGGTGTAGGAAATACAGTATTTccaatacttttatataatacagatCCAAACTTGTTTGTATATTGCTGTGATTTCTCTACAAAAGCAATTGATATATTACAACAAAATCCTGCTTATGATACAACAAG gtGCAAAGCATTTGTTCTTGATGTAACCCAAGAAGAATGGATAGTACCATTTGAACCTGAAAGTCTTTACATAATTGTCTTGATATTTGTTCTTTCTGCTATACATCCAGATAA GATGAAACatgttgttaaaaaaataaatctctatCTGAAACCTGGAGGATTAGTTTTGTTTAGAGATTATGGAAGATATGATTTAACACAATTGAGATTTAAGAAAGGTAGTTGTTTAtcagaaaatttttatgttcGTGGAGATGGTACtagagtatatttttttacacaag GTGATGTAAGAACATTATTTACTAGTAATGGTTTCATTGAAGAGCAAAATTTAGTTGACAGGAGATTACAAGTAAATCGAGGAAAACAACTAAAAATGTATAGAGTTTGGGTTCAAGGAAAATaccgtaaaaaatatattgatgcATAA
- the LOC127061959 gene encoding protein HID1, with amino-acid sequence MGNADTKLNFRKAVVQLTSKTQVIEASNDTFWDQFWSENVTNVQDIFTLIPASEIRILREEAPSNLATLCYKAVEKLVKAVDNSCRTQREHQTVLNCCRLLTRLLPYIFEDPDWKGFFWSSLPGKEEEESIPLAHSLLNALCDLLFCPDFTVAANRKSGPDKAEELQSIDSCEYIWEAGVGFAHSPPRYSILDSNRTELLKLLLTCFSETMYNPPMDLSITPNKWIQRLTSAENRHALPMFTSLLNTVCAYDPVGLGVPYNHLLFTDSLEPLVDVALQILIVTLDHDTSGEIPAEEGSLGDNLFINYLSRIHRDEDFQFVLKGITRLLNNPLMQTYLPNSTKKVHFHQELLVFFWKMCDYNKKFLYYVLKSSDVLEVLVPILYHLNDSRADQSRVGLMHIGVFILLLLSGERNFGVRLNKPYTATVPMDIPVFTGTHADLLVTVFHKIITTGHQRLQPLFDCLLTILVNVSPYLKTLSMVASTKLLHLLEAFSTPWFLFSAPTNHHLVFFLLEIFNNIIQYQFDGNSNLVYTIIRKRQVFYALANLPSDCNTIAKSLSKRQQRHVPTSTYNENTSETAMEGSHPAQPAEPGTLKASLLETPGIEKMTEKESAHPLSPSVNVDIGKTNNLQNSLDNATDTATSNKSNSIIPKGGIRVAEQTNISSNTNQWVPSSEWVYQWKSKLPLQTIMRLLQVLVPQVEKICIDKGLTDESEILKFLQHGTLVGLLPVPHPILIRRYQANAGTTAWFRTYMWGVIYLRNVEPPIWYDTDVKLFEIQRV; translated from the exons ATGGGAAATGctgatacaaaattaaatttccgTAAAGCCGTTGTCCAATTAACCTCTAAAACACAG GTGATTGAAGCATCCAATGATACTTTTTGGGATCAATTTTGGTCTGAAAATGTGACCAATGTGCAAGACATCTTTACTTTAATTCCAGCTTCTGAAATCCGAATTTTAAGAGAAGAAGCACCATCAAATTTAGCGACATTATGTTATAAAGCAGTAGAAAAATTGGTTAAAGCTGTTGATAATAGCTGTAGGACACAAAGAGAACATCAAACAGTTTTGAATTGTTGCCGTTTACTTACACGATTATTACCTTACATTTTTGAAGATCCTGATTGGAAAGGATTCTTTTGGTCTAGTTTAccaggaaaagaagaagaagaaagtatacCATTAGCACATTCTTTGTTAAATGCACTTTGt gATCTACTATTTTGTCCAGATTTTACAGTAGCTGCTAATAGAAAGTCAGGACCT gATAAAGCAGAAGAATTACAATCAATAGATAGTTGCGAATATATTTGGGAAGCTGGAGTAGGATTTGCACATTCCCCACCCAGATATTCAATTTTAGATTCAAATCGAACAGAGTTattgaaattgttattaaCATGCTTTAGTGAAACCATGTACAATCCTCCAATGGATTTATCAATCACACCAAATAAATGGATTCAACGCTTAACCAGTGCTGAAAATAG ACATGCTTTGCCTATGTTCACATCACTCTTAAATACAGTATGCGCTTATGATCCAGTTGGACTTGGAGTACCTTACAATCACCTTTTATTTACTGATTCTTTGGAGCCACTAGTAGATGTTGCTTTGCAGATTCTTATAGTCACTTTAGATCATGATACATCTGGTGAAATTCCAGCAGAAGAGGGTTCACTTGgagataatctttttattaattatttgagtCGTATTCATCGTGATGAAG attttcaatttgtattaaaaGGAATCActagattattaaataatccaTTAATGCAAACATATCTACCTAATTCAACAAAAAAAGTACATTTTCATCAAGagttattagttttcttttggaaGATGtgtgattataataaaaaatttttatattatgtacttAAAAGTTCAGATGTACTCGAGGTATTAGTTCCCATACTTTATCATCTCAACGATTCTCGCGCAGATCAAT CACGTGTTGGGTTAATGCACATAGGTgtatttattttgcttttgttAAGTGGAGAACGTAATTTTGGAGTTAGACTGAATAAACCATATACTGCTACAGTACCTATGGACATTCCAGTATTTACAG gCACTCATGCTGACCTACTAGTAACagtttttcataaaattattacaacagGACATCAAAGATTACAACCATTGTTTGACTGTCTTCTTACAATTTTAGTAAATGTTTCTCCTTACCTTAAAACTCTTTCTATGGTGGCCAGTACTAAATTACTACATTTACTCGAAGCATTTAGTACACCATGGTTCTTATTTTCTGCACCTACTAATCATCatttagtattttttcttttagaaatttttaataatataattcag TATCAATTTGATGGAAATAGTAATCTGGTTTATACGATAATACGTAAGAGACAAGTATTCTATGCATTAGCAAACTTACCAAGCGATTGTAATACGATTGCTAAGTCTCTTAGTAAAAGACAACAACGACATGTACCAACAAGtacatataatgaaaatactaGTGAAACTGCAATGGAAGGATCTCATCCTGCTCAGCCTGCAGAACCAGGAACTTTGAAAGCTTCTTTATTGGAAACACCAG GTATAGAGAagatgacagaaaaagaatcagCACATCCATTAAGTCCTTCAGTGAATGTAGATATTGGAAAAACTAATAATCTTCAGAATTCCTTAGATAATGCAACTGATACAGCTACatcaaataaatcaaattctataatacca AAAGGAGGAATCAGAGTAGCTGAGCAGACAAATATATCTAGCAATACCAACCAATGGGTTCCTTCTAGTGAGTGGGTATATCAATGGAAAAGTAAACTTCCATTACAAACTATTATGCGATTATTACAAGTTCTTGTTCCTCaagtagaaaaaatatgtattgaCAA GGGTTTAACAGATGAGAGtgaaattttaaaatttttacaacaTGGTACATTAGTGGGACTTTTGCCAGTTCCACATCCTATTCTCATTAGAAGATACCAAGCTAATGCTGGGACAACTGCTTGGTTTAGAACTTATATGTGGGGAGTAATATACCTTAGAAATGTTGAACCACCCATTTGGTATGATACAGATGtcaaattatttgaaatacaaAGAGTCTAA
- the LOC127061964 gene encoding probable 28S ribosomal protein S23, mitochondrial produces MAQTRVEKVGTIYTRISSLIRGGSMTDLEKPLWYTIYERFPPKYEPKYDRVTPYVPIRPIYYKEDIIRARFHKDYKNLDIMNLKNTKYLSQTKKFLDTYNELKMLDLPDEAAYEQALEKIKSTNIEDKKNNIWYDI; encoded by the exons ATGGCTCAAACAAGAGTGGAAAAAGTCGGAACTATTTATACGAG aATATCATCATTAATACGTGGAGGGTCAATGACTGACTTAGAAAAACCACTGTGGTATACTATATATGAAAGATTTCCACCCAAATATGAACCAAAATATGATAGAGTTACACCATATGTACCAATAAGACCAATCTATTATAAGGAAGACATTATACGCGC aCGATTTCACAAAGATTACAAAAATCTAGATATAATGaacttaaaaaatacaaaatatctatcacaaacaaagaaatttcttgatacatataatgaattaaaaatg CTCGATTTGCCTGATGAAGCAGCTTATGAACAAgctttagaaaaaattaaatcaacaaacatagaagataaaaagaataatatatggTATGATATatag